In the genome of Deinococcus deserti VCD115, one region contains:
- a CDS encoding RNA polymerase sigma factor: MTLSDALFPLARTSLADADLVRLAVRDERAFEELVRRHAASVHRLAASTVGPGAADDVVQEVFISVHQNLKGFRGEASFSTWLHRITLNACARALRTRATLALDDGPELAAPHDPVRASEQAQLRARLAAGLQSLSAEQREALTLREIAGLDYAEIAAVTGTELGTVKSRINRGRAALRAWLTRAGITP, encoded by the coding sequence GTGACCTTGAGTGATGCCCTTTTTCCCCTGGCCCGGACCAGCCTGGCCGACGCCGATCTGGTCCGCCTTGCCGTGCGTGATGAACGCGCCTTTGAGGAACTGGTGAGGCGGCACGCCGCGTCGGTTCACCGGCTGGCGGCCAGCACGGTGGGACCGGGTGCCGCCGACGATGTGGTTCAGGAGGTGTTTATCTCGGTTCACCAGAATCTGAAGGGCTTCCGTGGCGAGGCCAGTTTCAGTACCTGGCTGCACCGCATCACCCTGAACGCCTGTGCCCGGGCCCTGCGCACCCGGGCCACCCTGGCCCTGGACGACGGCCCTGAGCTGGCCGCGCCGCACGATCCGGTCCGCGCCAGCGAGCAGGCGCAGCTGCGCGCACGTCTGGCCGCCGGCCTGCAGAGCCTGAGCGCCGAGCAGCGTGAAGCTCTCACCCTGCGCGAGATAGCCGGTCTGGACTACGCCGAGATTGCCGCCGTGACCGGTACCGAACTGGGCACCGTCAAGAGCCGTATCAACCGGGGCCGCGCTGCCCTGCGTGCGTGGCTGACCCGCGCCGGCATCACGCCATGA
- a CDS encoding DsbA family oxidoreductase gives MTTHASPASLFAPTAPAQLRVDIWSDIACPWCHIGKRRLEAALERFPQRDAVQVVWHSFELDPSAPVEQPLSMPEHLARKYGRSIEDAQGMMDNMTRVAATDGLEYHFERTRMTNTFLAHQLIHLASEHGLQDQMKERLLLAYLTQGEHIGEIETLVRLGQEVGLDAAEVRTALEAGTYAQAVRQDEAQAHALGINGVPFFVLGGKYGVSGAQDASVLLGALNQVWQETNPAPLTLLGEAGDGCEDGNCAVPDRS, from the coding sequence ATGACGACTCATGCCTCTCCAGCTTCCCTGTTTGCTCCCACAGCTCCGGCTCAGCTGCGGGTGGACATCTGGTCGGATATCGCCTGTCCGTGGTGCCATATCGGCAAGCGGCGTCTGGAAGCTGCCCTGGAGCGCTTTCCTCAGCGGGACGCTGTGCAGGTGGTCTGGCACAGCTTCGAGCTTGATCCCTCTGCGCCCGTGGAGCAGCCGCTGAGTATGCCCGAGCATCTGGCGCGCAAGTATGGCCGCAGCATCGAAGACGCCCAGGGCATGATGGACAACATGACCCGCGTGGCCGCCACCGACGGCCTGGAATACCATTTTGAGCGCACCCGCATGACCAACACCTTCCTGGCCCACCAGCTGATTCATCTGGCCAGTGAGCATGGGCTTCAGGACCAGATGAAAGAACGCCTGCTGCTGGCCTACCTGACCCAGGGCGAGCATATCGGCGAGATCGAGACCCTGGTGCGCCTGGGCCAGGAGGTCGGACTGGACGCCGCTGAAGTGCGCACCGCTCTGGAAGCCGGCACCTATGCTCAGGCTGTGCGTCAGGATGAAGCACAGGCCCACGCTCTGGGCATCAACGGCGTGCCGTTCTTTGTGCTGGGCGGCAAATATGGCGTCAGCGGCGCGCAGGACGCGAGTGTGCTGCTGGGTGCGCTGAATCAGGTGTGGCAGGAGACGAACCCCGCACCTCTGACCCTGCTGGGTGAAGCTGGTGACGGTTGCGAGGACGGCAATTGCGCCGTGCCTGACCGCTCCTGA
- a CDS encoding SH3 domain-containing protein, whose translation MRTVLRGLVLAAALTGAAEAATSITTTTVNLRRLPAMSGAVIGVVPANTLLTVACRGEWCRTTYQGRGGYIARTLLRPVTRSAPLSGEGVRFYASCAAARAAGVAPLRLGHPGYRSALDTNRNGLACDSSER comes from the coding sequence ATGAGGACCGTACTGAGAGGGCTGGTGCTTGCTGCTGCTCTGACCGGAGCAGCGGAAGCGGCAACGTCTATAACGACGACGACAGTCAATCTGCGCCGCCTTCCGGCCATGAGCGGTGCGGTCATCGGTGTCGTGCCGGCCAATACCCTTCTGACGGTTGCGTGCCGTGGTGAGTGGTGCCGGACGACTTACCAGGGACGAGGCGGCTACATTGCCCGCACGCTGCTGCGCCCAGTGACACGCAGTGCCCCGCTGAGTGGCGAAGGTGTGCGTTTCTATGCCTCATGTGCTGCGGCGCGTGCAGCAGGAGTGGCCCCTTTACGGCTTGGGCATCCGGGGTACCGCAGCGCTCTGGATACCAACCGCAACGGTCTGGCCTGCGACAGCAGCGAACGCTGA
- a CDS encoding metal-dependent transcriptional regulator, giving the protein MTARALSPSAEDYLKHLYVLGQGSHLQGGKVSTQALADVLEVAPASVTGMLRKLTEQGLVSHAPYQGARLTAEGERVALEVLRHHRLLELFLHRALGVPLDEVHDEAERLEHALSEKLEARIAAWLGDPTHDPHGDPIPTLGGELPERAERRLSQLAVGDRAVVARVPDGDADQLRALVAVDLTPGAVLEVLSVDVALGTLTAEVRGHTLTLALAVAAQVQVHAP; this is encoded by the coding sequence ATGACGGCGCGCGCCCTGTCCCCCTCTGCCGAGGATTACCTCAAGCACCTGTATGTCCTCGGGCAAGGCAGCCACCTTCAGGGCGGTAAGGTCAGCACCCAGGCCCTGGCCGACGTGCTGGAGGTTGCGCCCGCCAGCGTCACCGGCATGCTGCGCAAGCTGACCGAGCAGGGCCTCGTCTCCCATGCACCGTACCAGGGGGCCCGCCTGACTGCTGAAGGTGAGAGGGTTGCCCTGGAGGTGCTGCGCCATCACCGGCTGCTGGAACTGTTTCTGCACCGGGCGCTGGGGGTACCGCTTGACGAGGTTCACGATGAAGCCGAGCGTCTGGAGCACGCACTGAGCGAAAAGCTCGAGGCCCGGATTGCCGCGTGGCTGGGCGATCCCACCCATGATCCGCACGGTGATCCGATTCCTACTCTGGGCGGTGAACTGCCCGAGCGGGCCGAGCGCCGGCTCTCACAGCTGGCAGTCGGCGACCGCGCGGTGGTGGCCCGTGTGCCGGACGGCGACGCCGATCAACTGCGTGCTCTGGTGGCTGTGGACCTGACTCCCGGCGCCGTCCTGGAAGTTCTGAGTGTAGACGTCGCTCTGGGCACACTGACAGCTGAGGTCAGAGGCCATACCCTGACCCTGGCGCTGGCCGTGGCTGCGCAGGTACAGGTGCACGCTCCCTGA